The sequence GGGAACTTTCAATTAGGATTGCAGCAGCAACGCCAAAGGTTGCGGCAACCAAAACGGGGCCAAGCGCATTCGGTAAAATGTGCTGAAAGATAATTCGGCGGGTGCTAAAGCCTAAGGCGATGGCACTGGTCACAAAATCGAGGTTACGAAGTCTGTAGAATTCCCCTCGCACAAGCCGGGCTACGCCGGTCCACCTAAAGAGTCCTATGACCACCATAATATGGAAAATAGAGGGTTGTTCGATAAATGAAATCAAAACCAGCAAAACGATAAGTGTGGGGACAGCCATAAATATTTCGATGAATCGCTGAATAATCATATCCACGCGGCCCCTGAAATAACCCGCGAAGGCTCCAAGTAAGATTCCGATGGTCACGTAAATACCAACGGCTATGATTCCTACGGACAGTGAGATTCTAATTCCAAAAAGCATGCGTACCGCTACATCGCGACCTTTACGGTCGGTACCCATGATGTGAGTTCCGCTGGGTTGCTGAAGCTTTTCCGAGAGGCTTTGCCTGGAATAGTTGTAGGCTATAGGCGGAAACACCGCATTGACTTCTTTGCCTTGAGCTTGAAGAGCTTCATAAGCTTCGAAGTTGTGGCGGTTGACCTGTCCTGACTGGGTAGCCATGACGCCAATGAATACGACCATAAAGAAGGCGCTGATGTAGCCCGCGTAGGTTCGGATTTTCTGCCGGCTGATTCTCTTCTCAACGCCGGTGCTTAGCACCCGCTTC is a genomic window of Deltaproteobacteria bacterium containing:
- a CDS encoding ABC transporter permease; amino-acid sequence: MTETKNIMGSEPEDMTFGDIVWGQFKKNKMAYASLWLLAALFILAVFAPVLASERPFVWQDAEGTFFPWFSSLFDHNYYENGVDKFFNLLLVLGTPLFIIWVIMVKRVLSTGVEKRISRQKIRTYAGYISAFFMVVFIGVMATQSGQVNRHNFEAYEALQAQGKEVNAVFPPIAYNYSRQSLSEKLQQPSGTHIMGTDRKGRDVAVRMLFGIRISLSVGIIAVGIYVTIGILLGAFAGYFRGRVDMIIQRFIEIFMAVPTLIVLLVLISFIEQPSIFHIMVVIGLFRWTGVARLVRGEFYRLRNLDFVTSAIALGFSTRRIIFQHILPNALGPVLVAATFGVAAAILIESSLSFLGLGDINVPSWGQTLNAGYKTGEWYLILIPGIAIFITVTLLNLVGEGLRDALDPKMRK